TGACGTTGCGGCGAACCTCCGGCGACATTGTTGACCATGCACCTATTTCCTCGCGCGTGCGCCCGCAACCGAAGCAGAAACCGGTCTTCATGTCGATGGCGCAGACGAGGATGCAGGG
This is a stretch of genomic DNA from Phyllobacterium zundukense. It encodes these proteins:
- a CDS encoding DUF1289 domain-containing protein, whose protein sequence is MSIIESPCILVCAIDMKTGFCFGCGRTREEIGAWSTMSPEVRRNVMAGLPGRLETVERRPRRETRRSRMAREKQEG